A section of the Leptotrichia sp. HSP-342 genome encodes:
- the glyS gene encoding glycine--tRNA ligase subunit beta: MNFLFEIGLEELPAQYVDKAEKDLKKIIENELKAERIKFSGIESFSTPRRVTAIIKDLAEKQDDLDKKSVGPSVEIAYKDGQLTKAGEGFVKSQGATADDIKIIENEKGKYISIEKFIAGKNTKEILPEILKNAIKKIEFEKSMKWADRTFRFVRPIKWFVTLFDNGEILPFEFEGLKGENKTRGMRYFASQDIEINNPLDYEKILLENFVIVNGEKRREEILKSIRENSEKDGDTAIINKYLLDEVVNVVEYPYAIKGEFSKDYLQLPEDIITITLETHQRYFPVKDKDGKLSNKFIVIRNAPEYSETVKKGNEKVVEPRLADAKFFFDEDLKNKFADNVEKLKEVTFQKDMGTIFEKVKRSEKIAEYLISELNLNDKKENIIKTVDLAKADLVSNVIGEKEFTKLQGFMGSVYAEKQGEDKDVALGIFEHYLPRYQGDELPTTVEGAIAGIADKMDTIIGCFSVGLKPTSSKDPYALRRATQGIIQVVLNSKLSFDYKELIEKAYEIFSNDKKVLEKDVVKDVTEFFKQRIINVLSEKYKKDLINYEINLESNVVELDKKLSELLKLSQTENFEILINLLKRVKNIVKDEKNENLNIDSTLFELEEEKTLYNLANQLESIENTEFSNYIETLLNNASTINQFFDNVIINVDNKKLKENRITLLKKLEISIDKMINI, translated from the coding sequence ATGAATTTTCTTTTTGAAATAGGATTGGAAGAATTGCCTGCACAATATGTGGATAAGGCGGAAAAAGATCTGAAAAAAATAATAGAAAATGAATTAAAGGCTGAAAGAATCAAGTTTTCAGGGATTGAATCGTTTAGTACACCTAGAAGGGTTACAGCGATTATAAAGGATTTGGCTGAAAAACAAGATGATTTGGATAAAAAAAGCGTAGGGCCTTCGGTAGAAATTGCTTATAAGGATGGGCAACTTACGAAAGCTGGAGAAGGATTTGTAAAGTCGCAAGGTGCTACGGCTGATGATATAAAGATTATTGAAAATGAAAAAGGAAAATATATTTCGATTGAAAAATTTATTGCAGGAAAAAATACTAAGGAGATTTTACCTGAAATATTGAAAAATGCGATAAAGAAAATAGAGTTTGAAAAGTCAATGAAATGGGCGGACAGAACATTTAGATTTGTGAGACCGATTAAATGGTTTGTAACTTTGTTTGATAATGGAGAAATTTTACCTTTTGAGTTTGAAGGGCTAAAAGGTGAGAATAAAACTCGTGGAATGAGATATTTTGCTTCTCAGGACATTGAGATTAATAATCCGCTTGACTATGAAAAAATATTGCTTGAAAACTTTGTTATTGTAAATGGTGAAAAAAGAAGAGAAGAAATTTTGAAAAGTATAAGGGAAAATAGTGAAAAGGATGGAGATACTGCTATAATCAATAAATATTTATTGGATGAAGTGGTTAATGTGGTAGAATATCCTTATGCAATAAAAGGTGAATTTAGTAAGGATTATTTACAGCTTCCTGAAGATATTATAACGATTACATTGGAAACTCATCAAAGATATTTTCCAGTAAAAGATAAGGACGGTAAATTATCTAATAAATTTATTGTTATAAGAAATGCGCCTGAATATTCTGAAACTGTGAAAAAAGGGAATGAAAAGGTTGTAGAGCCAAGACTTGCTGATGCGAAATTCTTCTTTGACGAGGATTTAAAAAATAAATTTGCAGATAATGTGGAAAAACTGAAGGAAGTTACTTTCCAAAAGGATATGGGAACAATTTTTGAAAAAGTTAAAAGAAGTGAGAAAATCGCTGAATATCTGATTTCGGAATTGAACTTGAATGACAAGAAGGAAAATATTATAAAAACTGTGGATTTAGCAAAAGCCGATCTTGTTTCAAATGTAATTGGAGAAAAGGAATTTACAAAATTGCAAGGGTTTATGGGTTCAGTTTATGCTGAAAAGCAGGGAGAAGATAAAGATGTGGCGCTTGGAATTTTTGAACATTACTTGCCTCGTTATCAAGGAGATGAACTACCTACAACTGTAGAAGGTGCCATTGCTGGAATAGCTGACAAAATGGATACAATAATCGGATGTTTTTCAGTTGGATTAAAACCGACAAGCTCTAAAGACCCTTACGCATTAAGACGTGCGACACAAGGAATTATCCAAGTTGTATTAAATTCAAAATTATCCTTTGACTACAAAGAATTAATTGAAAAGGCTTATGAAATTTTTTCAAATGATAAAAAAGTGCTGGAAAAAGATGTTGTAAAAGATGTGACCGAGTTCTTTAAACAAAGAATAATTAACGTACTTTCTGAAAAATATAAAAAAGATCTTATAAACTATGAGATAAATCTTGAAAGCAATGTTGTGGAACTTGATAAAAAATTATCTGAACTTCTGAAATTATCGCAAACTGAAAACTTTGAAATTTTGATAAATCTTTTAAAACGTGTAAAAAATATTGTGAAAGATGAAAAAAATGAAAATCTAAATATTGACAGTACTTTATTTGAATTGGAAGAAGAAAAGACATTGTATAATTTAGCAAATCAATTGGAAAGTATTGAAAATACAGAATTTTCAAATTATATTGAAACATTGCTAAATAATGCCTCTACAATTAATCAATTTTTTGATAATGTAATAATTAATGTTGATAACAAAAAATTGAAAGAAAATCGTATTACATTATTGAAAAAATTAGAAATTTCTATTGATAAAATGATAAATATCTAA
- a CDS encoding S1 RNA-binding domain-containing protein — protein sequence MNEKEFELLLEDYLPEEKKSGDVVEGVITRKELDYGFLDLNAKKEGRIYASEVKDFEIGDKIEVKVLREDDENIIVSKFVLDKAKELASFNVDDIVTGEIIKKIKGGYTVRIGKNEAFLPFSLARFDKNKDYTGQKFKFLIKEKNKSNITISRSDLIKIEEEKYLEKVNIGDVVTGKIKEIFDFGIILDLGATSGFIHISEISWDQVDNLTEKYKIDDEISAKIIEKDAEKNRLKLSIKQLSEDPWVAFAASHNVGDVVEAVVKDVLDFGIVVTVDGNSGFVHVSELAWHNGAKELKNYKEEDKFSAKIIQIEDEKKNVKLSVKQLSENPWDTVKEKYHIGDIIEKPITEVFDFGLLISLEKDIDGLLHVSDLSYKREANLTSKYKAGDVIKFKIVDFNDEKNRITLSAKALLDDRWEILEETYDFDNTFKGKVMNVQDYGIFVELEKGIEVFIHKNEFSWNKKEHKEYKVGDEVEFKVIVVDKLDKKLSGSIKQLEKSPWKEAIEQYKKGNIVNTEIVEIQENFVLVKLTDRFNGIIPKRELTEEFLKDISEKFSVGDKVEAVITDINEKRKSIALSVKKVQEMEEKKELDELMKVYGV from the coding sequence ATGAACGAAAAAGAATTTGAATTATTATTGGAAGATTATTTACCAGAAGAAAAAAAATCTGGAGATGTAGTAGAAGGAGTTATTACTAGAAAAGAACTGGATTATGGTTTTCTTGATTTGAATGCAAAGAAAGAAGGAAGAATTTATGCAAGCGAGGTTAAAGATTTTGAAATAGGAGATAAAATTGAAGTAAAAGTTTTAAGAGAAGACGATGAGAACATCATTGTTTCAAAATTTGTATTGGATAAGGCAAAAGAACTAGCATCATTTAATGTAGATGACATTGTAACAGGAGAAATTATTAAGAAAATTAAGGGTGGGTACACTGTAAGAATAGGAAAAAATGAAGCATTTCTACCATTTTCACTTGCCAGATTTGACAAAAACAAAGATTATACAGGACAAAAATTTAAATTTTTAATAAAGGAAAAAAATAAGAGCAACATAACTATTTCAAGAAGTGATTTAATAAAAATTGAAGAAGAAAAATATTTAGAAAAGGTAAACATTGGAGATGTTGTTACTGGTAAAATTAAAGAGATATTTGACTTTGGAATTATCTTGGACTTGGGAGCAACTAGTGGATTTATTCATATATCTGAAATTTCTTGGGATCAAGTGGATAATTTGACTGAAAAATATAAAATTGATGATGAAATAAGTGCTAAAATTATTGAAAAGGACGCTGAGAAAAATAGATTAAAATTAAGTATAAAACAATTGTCAGAAGATCCTTGGGTTGCATTTGCAGCAAGCCATAATGTAGGAGATGTAGTCGAAGCAGTCGTAAAGGATGTGCTTGATTTTGGGATAGTTGTGACTGTTGATGGTAATTCTGGATTTGTACATGTTTCAGAGCTGGCTTGGCATAATGGGGCTAAAGAGCTTAAAAACTACAAGGAAGAGGACAAATTTTCTGCAAAAATTATTCAAATTGAAGATGAAAAGAAAAATGTTAAGTTAAGTGTAAAACAATTGTCAGAAAACCCTTGGGATACAGTCAAGGAAAAATACCATATTGGAGATATTATTGAAAAACCAATAACAGAAGTATTTGACTTTGGATTATTAATTTCACTGGAAAAAGATATTGACGGACTTTTACATGTGTCTGACTTGTCGTATAAGAGAGAAGCCAATTTAACTTCAAAATATAAAGCAGGAGATGTAATCAAATTTAAAATAGTTGACTTTAATGACGAAAAAAATAGAATTACTCTAAGTGCTAAAGCGTTGCTTGATGATAGATGGGAAATTCTTGAGGAAACTTATGACTTTGATAATACATTTAAAGGAAAGGTTATGAATGTTCAGGATTATGGAATTTTTGTGGAATTAGAAAAAGGAATAGAAGTTTTTATCCATAAAAACGAATTTTCATGGAATAAAAAAGAACATAAAGAATATAAAGTTGGCGATGAAGTCGAATTTAAAGTAATTGTAGTTGATAAACTTGATAAAAAACTGTCTGGAAGTATCAAGCAATTAGAAAAATCACCTTGGAAGGAAGCAATTGAACAATATAAGAAAGGAAATATTGTAAATACTGAGATTGTTGAAATTCAGGAAAATTTTGTGCTTGTTAAATTAACAGACAGATTTAACGGAATTATACCAAAGCGTGAGTTAACAGAGGAATTTTTGAAGGATATTTCTGAAAAATTCTCAGTTGGAGATAAAGTTGAGGCTGTAATTACAGATATTAATGAAAAAAGAAAATCAATTGCATTATCTGTAAAAAAAGTTCAGGAAATGGAAGAGAAAAAAGAACTTGATGAGCTTATGAAAGTTTATGGAGTCTAA
- a CDS encoding OmpA family protein, whose product MKKLVILGTALLALNAVASEVQIKGGYDFYRKYKSGSDATGTDFRLKPGPVAGIEYIIDNQGEFEWGVGSEYKFSANSGKLRDKKENTKIARSVPVYALGKFNLITNNNGNDALYVLGRAGYNFAKEAKEARRDDLKVSGGPYVAAGLGTEFGPVSLEAIYERSNFKTRDIVAGDRSRDYSDSVGVRLGYRFGQLKNDRSPKIITQTVTVPVPTPVPTPAPTPSRDIDQPNTATLPFSCSVDDKKCVIRGFKVDGRVPNEGEAADLRTIAGVINQFADGGSIDFVGHTDSTGSAAYNQKLSVARAQNVAKLLREYGLKNSISYGTISGQGESNPADTNDTVDGRYNNRRVELFFQNVDFSNVRFINR is encoded by the coding sequence ATGAAAAAATTAGTAATTTTAGGAACAGCTTTATTAGCTTTAAACGCTGTAGCATCTGAAGTCCAAATTAAAGGTGGATATGATTTCTACAGAAAATACAAATCTGGTTCAGATGCTACTGGAACAGATTTTAGATTAAAACCAGGTCCAGTAGCTGGAATAGAGTACATTATTGACAATCAAGGTGAATTTGAATGGGGAGTAGGTTCAGAATATAAATTCTCTGCTAACTCAGGAAAATTAAGAGATAAAAAAGAAAATACAAAAATTGCAAGAAGTGTACCTGTGTATGCTTTAGGTAAATTTAACTTAATTACAAATAACAATGGAAATGATGCATTATATGTGTTAGGAAGAGCAGGATATAATTTTGCTAAAGAAGCAAAAGAAGCTAGAAGAGATGACTTGAAAGTATCAGGTGGACCATATGTAGCAGCTGGATTAGGAACAGAGTTCGGACCAGTTTCATTAGAAGCTATATATGAAAGATCTAACTTCAAAACTAGAGATATTGTAGCAGGAGATAGAAGTAGAGATTATTCTGATTCAGTAGGAGTAAGATTAGGATATAGATTTGGACAATTGAAAAATGACAGATCACCTAAAATCATAACTCAAACAGTTACAGTGCCTGTGCCAACTCCAGTACCTACACCAGCACCAACTCCATCTAGAGACATTGATCAACCAAATACAGCTACATTACCATTTAGCTGTTCTGTTGACGATAAAAAATGTGTAATTAGAGGATTTAAAGTAGACGGAAGAGTACCTAATGAAGGTGAAGCTGCTGACTTGAGAACTATCGCAGGTGTAATTAATCAATTTGCTGATGGCGGATCAATTGATTTTGTTGGACATACAGATTCAACTGGATCAGCTGCATATAACCAAAAACTATCAGTAGCTAGAGCACAAAATGTTGCTAAATTATTGAGAGAATATGGATTGAAAAATTCAATTTCTTACGGAACAATTTCTGGGCAAGGAGAAAGTAATCCAGCAGATACTAATGATACTGTTGACGGAAGATACAATAATAGAAGAGTTGAATTATTCTTCCAAAATGTTGATTTTAGTAACGTAAGATTTATCAATAGATAA
- the lspA gene encoding signal peptidase II: MCVNKKCEEKRMPYIIIILVLAALDQITKQLMYNVSGGVQGFSIPIIDKFFHLTYVENHGGVFGLLQGKINLFTIASAVLIIYVIAVEYKNFKNYSKWTKIGVAVIAAGAAGNMIDRILRGYVIDMIDFRGIWAFVFNVADMYVHIGIYIIVIDYLARKYFKK, translated from the coding sequence ATATGTGTTAATAAAAAATGTGAGGAGAAAAGAATGCCTTATATAATTATTATTTTGGTTTTAGCTGCATTAGATCAGATTACAAAGCAGTTAATGTACAACGTATCAGGTGGAGTACAAGGTTTTTCTATACCAATAATAGATAAATTCTTTCACTTGACTTATGTTGAAAATCACGGCGGAGTTTTCGGTCTATTGCAAGGAAAAATCAATTTATTTACAATAGCAAGTGCAGTTCTAATTATATATGTAATCGCTGTAGAGTACAAAAACTTTAAGAATTACAGCAAATGGACAAAAATAGGAGTAGCAGTAATTGCCGCTGGAGCTGCAGGAAATATGATTGACAGAATTCTTCGTGGATATGTAATTGACATGATAGATTTTCGAGGCATCTGGGCTTTCGTATTCAATGTGGCAGATATGTATGTGCATATTGGTATTTATATTATTGTAATTGATTATTTAGCGAGAAAATATTTTAAAAAATAA
- the glyQ gene encoding glycine--tRNA ligase subunit alpha, which yields MTFQEIILTLQKFWGDKGCIISNPYDIETGAGTFNPDTFLMSLGPEPWNVAYVEPSRRPKDGRYGENPNRVYQHHQFQVIMKPSPENIQELYLESLVALGINPKEHDIRFVEDNWESPTLGAWGLGWEVWLDGMEITQFTYFQQVGGLEVDIVPSEITYGLERIALYLQNKDDVKDLEWTKGVKYGERRFQFEYELSKYSFEVADVPMHFQLFDMYEKEAQNCLNNDLVFPAYEYVLKCSHTFNNLDARGAISTTERMSYILRIRDLAKKCAEKFVEARERLGFPLLNK from the coding sequence ATGACTTTTCAGGAAATTATATTAACTCTTCAAAAGTTCTGGGGAGATAAAGGGTGTATAATATCAAATCCGTACGATATTGAAACAGGTGCGGGAACGTTTAATCCAGACACTTTTTTAATGTCGTTAGGTCCTGAGCCTTGGAATGTTGCGTATGTTGAGCCGTCACGTCGTCCAAAAGACGGGAGATATGGTGAAAATCCCAACAGAGTGTACCAGCATCATCAGTTTCAGGTAATTATGAAACCATCGCCAGAAAATATTCAGGAACTTTACTTAGAAAGTTTAGTGGCATTAGGAATTAATCCTAAGGAACATGATATAAGATTTGTGGAAGACAACTGGGAAAGTCCTACGCTTGGAGCATGGGGGTTAGGATGGGAAGTTTGGCTGGATGGAATGGAAATAACACAGTTTACATACTTTCAGCAAGTTGGAGGACTGGAAGTTGACATAGTTCCATCTGAAATAACTTACGGACTTGAAAGAATTGCACTTTATTTGCAAAATAAGGACGATGTAAAAGATTTAGAATGGACAAAAGGCGTAAAATATGGAGAAAGAAGATTCCAGTTTGAGTATGAATTATCAAAATACAGCTTTGAAGTGGCAGACGTTCCAATGCACTTCCAACTTTTTGATATGTACGAAAAAGAAGCTCAAAATTGCCTAAACAACGATTTAGTATTCCCAGCCTACGAATACGTTCTAAAATGCTCACACACATTCAACAACCTTGACGCAAGAGGTGCAATCAGTACAACAGAAAGAATGTCCTACATTTTAAGAATCAGGGATTTGGCTAAGAAGTGTGCAGAGAAATTTGTGGAGGCAAGGGAGAGATTGGGATTCCCGTTGTTGAATAAGTAA
- the ileS gene encoding isoleucine--tRNA ligase, giving the protein MSENNNVEDKVDYAKTLNLPKTSFKMKANLAQKEPLTLRDWKKAEIYEKSLNEGAPFFVLHDGPPYANGDIHIGHALNKILKDIILKYKRLRGYNAPYIPGWDTHGLPIEWKIMEELGEKAKNMTPLQIRQECKKYALKWVEKQKEGFKRLGILGNWDNPYITLMPEYEAEQLKVFKEIYENGYVYKGLKPVYWSPTTETALAEAEIEYKDVESHSIYVKFEGTQDLLDKLGVEEASILIWTTTPWTLPANLGVFLHPEFDYGLYKTEKGNLVLAKELAETVFNTLGISYELLKEFKGTELEKTHYRHPFLNREGLVMLGDYVTADAGTGAVHSAPGHGVDDYNYSRKYELGVLSPVDDRGHMTKEAGKYEGMFYAKASNVIVQDLTESGHLLHHSKFVHSYPHDWRSKKPVIFRATEQWFISVDESDIRENAIKALDDVEFVPSWGKNRIGSMLETRPDWTISRQRVWGVPIPLFYNRATDEVIYEPEIMDRVIEMVKKEGTDIWWKYEAKEIIGDELLEKYNLKDVDIRKERSIMDVWFDSGVSHRSVLVPRNLPRPADLYLEGSDQHRGWFQSSLLTSIASTKDAPYKRILTHGFTMDGQGRKMSKSLGNTILPKDITEKYGADILRLWVSSVDYREDVRISENILQQMSDAYRRIRNTARFLMGNLNDFDYANDKVDYNDMFEIDKWAMHKLEELKAKTTEFYDKYEFYSLFQEITYFCSMEMSSFYLDIVKDRLYCEGTTSIERRSTQTVLTEVLKVLVRIISPVLSFTADEIWERIPETLKEEESVHLSKWIEARPEYLNKELAQKWDKIARLRREVNKKLEAERQTGLIGHSLDARVLLNIANDEYSFIKDYTENEVSDLFIVSQVKFVNDNLAESEIEGINIAVEKASGEKCERCWKYDEEVGHNHNHPDVCPRCASVLEKM; this is encoded by the coding sequence ATGTCGGAAAATAATAATGTGGAAGACAAGGTAGATTATGCAAAAACGCTAAATTTACCAAAGACGAGCTTTAAAATGAAAGCTAATTTGGCACAAAAAGAACCTTTAACATTAAGGGACTGGAAAAAAGCTGAAATTTATGAAAAATCATTAAACGAAGGGGCACCATTTTTTGTGTTACATGATGGGCCTCCATATGCAAATGGAGATATTCACATTGGGCATGCATTAAATAAAATATTGAAGGATATTATCTTAAAATACAAAAGATTAAGAGGTTATAATGCACCATATATTCCAGGATGGGATACACATGGTCTTCCTATCGAGTGGAAAATAATGGAAGAACTTGGAGAAAAGGCAAAAAATATGACTCCACTGCAAATTAGGCAGGAATGTAAAAAATATGCTTTAAAATGGGTAGAAAAACAAAAAGAAGGATTTAAAAGGCTCGGAATTTTAGGAAACTGGGATAATCCTTATATTACTTTAATGCCTGAATATGAAGCGGAACAGTTAAAAGTATTTAAGGAAATTTACGAAAATGGTTATGTTTATAAAGGGCTAAAACCAGTTTACTGGTCGCCTACTACTGAAACAGCTTTGGCTGAAGCGGAAATTGAGTATAAAGATGTAGAATCTCATTCAATTTATGTGAAATTTGAAGGAACTCAGGATTTATTGGATAAATTAGGAGTGGAAGAGGCAAGTATTCTTATTTGGACAACAACGCCTTGGACATTGCCTGCAAACTTGGGAGTATTTTTACATCCTGAATTTGACTACGGATTATACAAAACAGAAAAAGGGAATTTAGTTTTAGCAAAAGAACTGGCTGAAACTGTATTTAATACGCTTGGAATTTCTTATGAATTATTGAAGGAATTTAAAGGGACTGAACTTGAGAAAACTCATTATAGACATCCGTTCTTGAATAGAGAAGGGCTAGTAATGCTTGGAGATTATGTTACGGCTGATGCAGGGACTGGAGCGGTACATTCGGCGCCTGGACATGGGGTGGACGATTACAATTATTCACGAAAATACGAACTTGGAGTATTGTCGCCAGTTGATGACAGAGGACATATGACAAAGGAAGCTGGGAAATACGAAGGAATGTTTTATGCAAAAGCAAGCAATGTAATTGTGCAGGACTTGACAGAAAGTGGACATTTACTGCATCACAGCAAATTTGTTCACTCGTATCCGCATGACTGGAGAAGTAAGAAACCTGTAATTTTCAGAGCGACTGAGCAATGGTTCATTAGTGTTGATGAAAGCGATATTAGGGAAAATGCGATAAAAGCACTAGACGATGTGGAATTTGTACCATCTTGGGGTAAAAATAGAATTGGTTCAATGTTAGAAACTCGTCCAGACTGGACTATTTCAAGACAAAGAGTATGGGGAGTACCAATACCATTGTTTTACAACAGAGCGACTGATGAAGTTATCTATGAGCCAGAAATTATGGACAGAGTAATTGAAATGGTAAAAAAAGAAGGAACTGACATTTGGTGGAAATATGAAGCCAAAGAAATTATCGGAGATGAACTTTTGGAAAAATATAACTTGAAAGATGTGGATATTAGAAAAGAAAGAAGTATAATGGACGTCTGGTTTGACTCAGGAGTTTCACATAGAAGTGTGCTAGTGCCAAGAAACTTGCCAAGACCAGCAGACTTGTACCTTGAAGGAAGTGATCAGCATAGAGGTTGGTTCCAGTCTTCATTATTGACATCAATCGCAAGTACAAAAGATGCACCTTACAAGAGAATCCTGACTCACGGATTCACAATGGACGGTCAAGGAAGAAAAATGTCTAAATCACTTGGAAACACAATACTTCCAAAAGATATTACAGAAAAATACGGAGCGGATATTTTAAGATTATGGGTATCTTCAGTAGACTATAGAGAAGATGTAAGAATTTCGGAAAATATACTACAGCAAATGTCTGACGCATATAGAAGAATCAGAAATACAGCAAGATTCTTAATGGGTAACTTAAATGATTTTGATTATGCAAATGATAAAGTTGACTACAATGATATGTTTGAAATTGACAAGTGGGCAATGCACAAACTGGAAGAATTAAAGGCTAAAACAACAGAATTTTACGATAAATACGAATTTTACAGTCTATTCCAGGAAATTACATATTTCTGTTCAATGGAAATGTCTTCATTCTATCTGGACATCGTAAAAGACAGACTTTACTGCGAAGGGACAACTTCAATTGAAAGAAGAAGCACACAGACTGTATTGACAGAAGTTCTGAAAGTGCTAGTAAGAATAATTTCTCCAGTATTGTCATTCACAGCTGATGAAATTTGGGAAAGAATTCCAGAAACGCTAAAAGAAGAAGAAAGTGTACATTTATCAAAATGGATTGAAGCAAGACCTGAATACTTAAATAAAGAATTAGCACAAAAATGGGATAAAATCGCACGTCTAAGAAGAGAAGTGAACAAAAAACTGGAAGCAGAAAGACAGACTGGATTAATAGGACATTCTCTTGATGCAAGAGTTCTTTTAAATATTGCCAATGATGAATATTCATTTATAAAAGATTATACAGAAAATGAAGTTTCTGACTTATTCATCGTATCTCAAGTTAAATTTGTAAATGATAATTTAGCAGAAAGCGAAATCGAAGGAATTAACATCGCTGTGGAAAAAGCGTCTGGAGAAAAATGTGAAAGATGCTGGAAATACGATGAGGAAGTTGGACATAACCACAATCATCCAGATGTATGCCCAAGATGTGCAAGCGTTTTGGAAAAAATGTAA
- a CDS encoding HPr family phosphocarrier protein gives MKEIIVEIKNEQGLHARPSGQIVNIAKKYDLTLEIEKVGENEIVDAKNVFGVMMLGAAKGEKLKLRAISKNEENIEDEKKLLEELREMIEVDKFFEE, from the coding sequence ATGAAAGAAATTATTGTGGAAATAAAAAATGAGCAAGGGCTTCATGCAAGACCATCTGGGCAGATTGTCAATATCGCAAAGAAATATGATTTGACTTTGGAAATAGAAAAAGTTGGAGAAAATGAAATTGTAGATGCGAAGAATGTATTTGGAGTAATGATGCTTGGAGCAGCTAAGGGAGAAAAATTAAAACTTAGAGCAATTTCAAAAAATGAAGAAAATATAGAAGATGAAAAGAAATTATTAGAAGAATTAAGAGAAATGATTGAAGTTGATAAATTTTTTGAAGAATAA